Proteins encoded within one genomic window of Calonectris borealis chromosome 1, bCalBor7.hap1.2, whole genome shotgun sequence:
- the HBP1 gene encoding HMG box-containing protein 1 isoform X1, translating into MATGLSDTLEHPNMVWEVKTNQMPNAVQKLLLVVDKRTSGMNESLELLKCNENLPSSPGYASCDEHMELDDLPELQAVQTDSTPPALFQLGADVSHQECSRPSWNQHTSNSNSESAYSCENGVNWLTELANIATSPQSPLMQCSFYNRSSPVHIIATSKSLHSYARPPPGSSKNDPNFSRNDLDETPVRHERANSESESGIFCMSSLSDDDDLGWCHSWPSTVWHCFLKGSRLCFHKGRNKEWQDVEDFARSESCGKEESLPVSPCKGYGSDGLKLISHEESISFGESVLKLTFDPGTVEDGLLTVECRLDHPFYVKNKGWSSFYPSLTVVQHGIPCCEMHLGDLCLPPGHPDAINFDDSGVFDTFKSYDFTPMDSSAVYVLSSMARQRRASLSCGGSNNQDAERSECSSKNCASTASSDLSSNSLYSKAGKSHSSGTASTVSATSPNKCKRPMNAFMLFAKKYRVEYTQMYPGKDNRAISVILGDRWKKMKNEERRMYTLEAKALAEEQKRLNPDCWKRKRTNSGSQQH; encoded by the exons ATGGCGACGGGTTTG TCAGATACTTTGGAGCATCCTAACATGGTGTGGGAAGTGAAGACAAATCAAATGCCTAATGCAGTTCAGAAACTCCTTCTGGTAGTGGACAAGAGAACTTCAGGGATGAATGAGTCACTGGAGTTGCTGAAGTGTAATGAAAACCTGCCCTCTTCTCCTGGATATGCATCCTGTGATGAACACATGGAACTTG ATGATCTTCCTGAACTACAGGCTGTGCAGACGGATTCTACCCCACCTGCACTTTTTCAGCTTGGTGCCGATGTTTCACATCAGGAATGTTCAAGGCCTTCATGGAACCAACATACCTCAAACAGCAATTCAGAAAGTGCTTATTCTTGTGAGAATGGGGTGAACTGGTTGACAGAATTAGCAAATATAGCCACAAGTCCTCAGAGTCCTTTGATGCAGTGCTCTTTTTATAACAG ATCATCTCCTGTTCACATAATAGCTACAAGCAAAAGTTTACATTCCTATGCACGTCCTCCACCAGGATCCTCAAAGAATGATCCTAACTTCTCCAGGAATGATTTGGATGAAACACCAGTCAGACATGAAAGG gcGAATAGTGAATCAGAATCTGGCATTTTCTGCATGTCATCACTTTCAGATGATGATGATTTAGGATGGTGCCATTCCTGGCCCTCAACTGTTTGGCATTGTTTTCTAAAAG GCTCTCGTTTGTGCTTTCATAAAGGACGCAATAAAGAGTGGCAGGATGTTGAAGATTTTGCAAGATCTGAAAGCTGTGGAAAAGAGGAAAGTCTCCCAGTGAGTCCCTGCAAG GGCTATGGTTCCGATGGTTTGAAGTTGATTTCTCATGAAGAAAGCATTTCCTTTGGTGAGTCAGTGCTGAAGCTGACTTTTGATCCTGGCACAGTGGAAGATGGGTTGCTTACAGTAGAATGCAGACTTGATCAtcctttttatgttaaaaataaag GTTGGTCATCTTTTTATCCAAGCTTGACTGTGGTACAGCATGGCATTCCATGCTGTGAAATGCATCTTGGAGATCTGTGTCTACCTCCTGGACACCCTGATGCCATTAACTTTGATGATTCAGGTGTTTTTGATACatttaaaag TTACGATTTTACACCAATGGATTCCTCTGCAGTTTATGTGCTAAGCAGCATGGCTCGCCAGCGACGCGCTTCTCTATCTTGTGGAGGATCAAACAATCAAGATGCTGAGAGATCAGAATGCAGTAGTAAAAACTGTGCGTCTACTGCATCATCAGATCTTTCCTCCAATTCTTTGTACAGCAAAGCTGGCAAAAGCCACAGCTCAGGGACTGCAAGTACTGTGAGTGCCACTTCTCCAAACAAGTGCAAAAGACCAATGAATGCCTTCATGCTTTTTGCCAAAAAATACAGAGTTGAATATACTCAGATGTATCCAGGGAAAGACAACAG AGCCATAAGTGTGATACTCGGTGAcaggtggaagaaaatgaaaaatgaagaaagacgAATGTACACACTAGAAGCCAAGGCCTTGGCGGAAGAACAGAAACGTTTGAATCCTGACTGTTGGAAACGAAAACGAACAAATTCT gGCTCACAACAGCATTAA
- the HBP1 gene encoding HMG box-containing protein 1 isoform X2: protein MVWEVKTNQMPNAVQKLLLVVDKRTSGMNESLELLKCNENLPSSPGYASCDEHMELDDLPELQAVQTDSTPPALFQLGADVSHQECSRPSWNQHTSNSNSESAYSCENGVNWLTELANIATSPQSPLMQCSFYNRSSPVHIIATSKSLHSYARPPPGSSKNDPNFSRNDLDETPVRHERANSESESGIFCMSSLSDDDDLGWCHSWPSTVWHCFLKGSRLCFHKGRNKEWQDVEDFARSESCGKEESLPVSPCKGYGSDGLKLISHEESISFGESVLKLTFDPGTVEDGLLTVECRLDHPFYVKNKGWSSFYPSLTVVQHGIPCCEMHLGDLCLPPGHPDAINFDDSGVFDTFKSYDFTPMDSSAVYVLSSMARQRRASLSCGGSNNQDAERSECSSKNCASTASSDLSSNSLYSKAGKSHSSGTASTVSATSPNKCKRPMNAFMLFAKKYRVEYTQMYPGKDNRAISVILGDRWKKMKNEERRMYTLEAKALAEEQKRLNPDCWKRKRTNSGSQQH, encoded by the exons ATGGTGTGGGAAGTGAAGACAAATCAAATGCCTAATGCAGTTCAGAAACTCCTTCTGGTAGTGGACAAGAGAACTTCAGGGATGAATGAGTCACTGGAGTTGCTGAAGTGTAATGAAAACCTGCCCTCTTCTCCTGGATATGCATCCTGTGATGAACACATGGAACTTG ATGATCTTCCTGAACTACAGGCTGTGCAGACGGATTCTACCCCACCTGCACTTTTTCAGCTTGGTGCCGATGTTTCACATCAGGAATGTTCAAGGCCTTCATGGAACCAACATACCTCAAACAGCAATTCAGAAAGTGCTTATTCTTGTGAGAATGGGGTGAACTGGTTGACAGAATTAGCAAATATAGCCACAAGTCCTCAGAGTCCTTTGATGCAGTGCTCTTTTTATAACAG ATCATCTCCTGTTCACATAATAGCTACAAGCAAAAGTTTACATTCCTATGCACGTCCTCCACCAGGATCCTCAAAGAATGATCCTAACTTCTCCAGGAATGATTTGGATGAAACACCAGTCAGACATGAAAGG gcGAATAGTGAATCAGAATCTGGCATTTTCTGCATGTCATCACTTTCAGATGATGATGATTTAGGATGGTGCCATTCCTGGCCCTCAACTGTTTGGCATTGTTTTCTAAAAG GCTCTCGTTTGTGCTTTCATAAAGGACGCAATAAAGAGTGGCAGGATGTTGAAGATTTTGCAAGATCTGAAAGCTGTGGAAAAGAGGAAAGTCTCCCAGTGAGTCCCTGCAAG GGCTATGGTTCCGATGGTTTGAAGTTGATTTCTCATGAAGAAAGCATTTCCTTTGGTGAGTCAGTGCTGAAGCTGACTTTTGATCCTGGCACAGTGGAAGATGGGTTGCTTACAGTAGAATGCAGACTTGATCAtcctttttatgttaaaaataaag GTTGGTCATCTTTTTATCCAAGCTTGACTGTGGTACAGCATGGCATTCCATGCTGTGAAATGCATCTTGGAGATCTGTGTCTACCTCCTGGACACCCTGATGCCATTAACTTTGATGATTCAGGTGTTTTTGATACatttaaaag TTACGATTTTACACCAATGGATTCCTCTGCAGTTTATGTGCTAAGCAGCATGGCTCGCCAGCGACGCGCTTCTCTATCTTGTGGAGGATCAAACAATCAAGATGCTGAGAGATCAGAATGCAGTAGTAAAAACTGTGCGTCTACTGCATCATCAGATCTTTCCTCCAATTCTTTGTACAGCAAAGCTGGCAAAAGCCACAGCTCAGGGACTGCAAGTACTGTGAGTGCCACTTCTCCAAACAAGTGCAAAAGACCAATGAATGCCTTCATGCTTTTTGCCAAAAAATACAGAGTTGAATATACTCAGATGTATCCAGGGAAAGACAACAG AGCCATAAGTGTGATACTCGGTGAcaggtggaagaaaatgaaaaatgaagaaagacgAATGTACACACTAGAAGCCAAGGCCTTGGCGGAAGAACAGAAACGTTTGAATCCTGACTGTTGGAAACGAAAACGAACAAATTCT gGCTCACAACAGCATTAA